One Pontibacillus yanchengensis DNA window includes the following coding sequences:
- the pepF gene encoding oligoendopeptidase F: MEMAKELPKREEIPEERTWRLEDIFSSDEEWNQEFEAIKQLIPTITEYQGKLHESADTLYNLLKLQDEVANRVGKLFTYAHMRNDQDTTNSHYQEMNTRAENLLTQVGSAMSYIDPEILAMEEGKVGQFISEKEELKLYEKALNEITRQRPHTLSEQEEALLAKASEVMSTPTQTFGALNNADLTFPTIQDEEGNDVDLTHGRYIRFLQSKDRSVRKQAFEAMYETFGNFKNTFSTTLSGSVKKHNFSASVRNYESARHAALDNNNIPEKVYDNLVEAVNDRLPALQRYVDLRKEVLGVDELHMYDLYADLVQDVDMDIPYDQAQELVLKGLEPLGDEYVNIVKEGYKNRWIDVEENKGKRSGAYSSGTYGTNPYILMNWQNNLNNLFTLAHELGHSLHSYYSAANQPYRYGNYSIFVAEVASTCNEALLNDYLLKETEDEKKKLYLLNHFLEGFRGTVFRQTMFAEFEHDIHKREQNGEALTADKLTELYHDLNQKYFGNNIVVDDEIGLEWARIPHFYYNYYVYQYATGYSAATALASQILKEGDDAVSRYKDFLKAGSSDYPIEVLKHAGVDMTSKQPIEEALDVFEEKLAEFEKLIKA, encoded by the coding sequence ATGGAGATGGCTAAAGAGCTACCAAAACGTGAAGAAATACCAGAAGAACGCACCTGGAGGTTAGAGGATATTTTTTCTTCTGATGAAGAATGGAATCAAGAATTTGAAGCAATTAAACAACTAATTCCAACTATTACAGAATATCAAGGGAAATTACATGAATCAGCTGATACATTATATAATCTGCTAAAACTTCAAGATGAAGTGGCGAACCGAGTTGGGAAACTGTTTACATATGCACATATGCGCAATGACCAGGATACGACAAATTCGCATTATCAAGAGATGAATACTAGAGCAGAAAACCTCTTGACCCAGGTTGGTAGTGCTATGAGTTATATTGATCCAGAAATTTTAGCAATGGAAGAAGGTAAGGTTGGACAGTTTATATCTGAAAAAGAGGAACTGAAATTATATGAGAAGGCATTGAATGAAATTACTCGTCAACGCCCTCACACTCTAAGTGAGCAAGAAGAAGCTCTTCTAGCTAAAGCTTCAGAAGTGATGTCTACTCCTACTCAAACATTTGGGGCGCTGAACAACGCTGACCTAACGTTCCCAACCATTCAGGATGAAGAGGGCAATGATGTCGATTTGACGCATGGTCGATACATTCGCTTCCTTCAATCAAAAGACCGAAGTGTAAGAAAGCAAGCCTTTGAGGCGATGTACGAAACATTTGGCAACTTTAAGAATACGTTCTCAACGACATTAAGCGGATCTGTTAAGAAACATAACTTTTCAGCTTCTGTCCGTAACTACGAATCCGCTCGTCATGCAGCTCTAGATAATAACAACATTCCAGAAAAAGTGTACGATAACTTAGTAGAAGCGGTGAACGATCGCCTTCCTGCTTTGCAGCGATATGTTGACCTCCGTAAAGAAGTACTTGGTGTAGATGAGCTTCACATGTATGATTTGTATGCAGACCTTGTACAGGACGTTGATATGGATATTCCTTATGACCAAGCTCAAGAATTAGTATTGAAGGGGCTAGAGCCTTTAGGTGACGAGTATGTGAATATTGTCAAAGAAGGATATAAAAATCGTTGGATTGATGTGGAAGAGAACAAAGGGAAACGGAGCGGTGCGTATTCTTCTGGTACGTATGGAACAAATCCTTATATTCTCATGAACTGGCAAAATAATTTAAATAATTTATTTACGTTGGCACATGAGTTAGGTCACTCTCTTCATAGTTATTATTCTGCAGCGAATCAACCGTATCGTTATGGAAATTACTCCATATTCGTAGCAGAAGTTGCTTCCACATGTAATGAGGCACTTCTAAACGATTATTTATTGAAAGAAACAGAAGATGAAAAGAAGAAACTATATCTTCTTAACCATTTCCTTGAAGGATTCCGTGGCACTGTGTTCCGTCAAACAATGTTCGCAGAATTTGAACATGATATTCATAAGCGCGAACAAAATGGGGAAGCATTAACGGCCGATAAACTTACCGAGTTATATCACGATCTAAACCAAAAGTACTTTGGGAATAATATTGTAGTAGATGATGAAATTGGGTTAGAATGGGCCCGAATTCCACACTTCTATTACAATTACTATGTCTATCAGTATGCAACGGGCTACTCTGCAGCAACAGCCTTAGCGTCTCAGATTTTAAAAGAAGGCGATGATGCAGTTAGTCGTTACAAAGACTTCTTAAAGGCAGGAAGTAGTGATTACCCAATTGAAGTACTGAAGCATGCTGGGGTGGATATGACCTCTAAGCAACCAATCGAAGAAGCCCTTGACGTATTTGAAGAAAAGCTAGCTGAATTTGAAAAATTGATTAAAGCATAA
- a CDS encoding competence protein CoiA family protein: MLRALNRLGKEFLLMDCSNEEIRHIRGLESFFCPTCKEKVLIRAGSKVVPHFAHKPYSRCVNASNGEGNYHERGKIHLFKWLQAQGYHAMLEAYIPEIKQRPDIFLTIKRKKIAIEYQCCRISPEMMLARTKGYQRYGIIPIWILGGNRLKRNQQNIVTLSSYDQLFFHQFQSNSPISVYYYCPDAKQFSTFQTPYPISKTKMIGTLHFTSIQSLTFPQLLNLQSNLHPNVLVDLWINEKRNFRKKPHSIFKAQEAYSIHQYLYHRGYHASLLPSIINLPIQTLFPNEEPYSWQAKWIIENVLPLPLGGRISATDTVKDCYPLMNNEPRPYYAYACLLARIGLLKHLHGIIFEKRMEVEFPRTLHDGIKQDEELISLLKSRIKE, from the coding sequence GTGTTAAGAGCTCTTAATCGTTTAGGAAAAGAATTTCTATTAATGGATTGTTCCAATGAGGAAATTAGACACATTCGAGGTCTAGAATCGTTTTTTTGTCCGACTTGTAAGGAAAAAGTGTTAATAAGAGCAGGGAGTAAAGTAGTTCCACACTTTGCTCATAAGCCTTATTCGAGGTGTGTGAATGCATCAAATGGGGAGGGGAACTATCATGAACGAGGGAAAATACATTTATTTAAATGGCTACAAGCTCAAGGATATCATGCTATGTTAGAAGCTTATATACCTGAGATTAAGCAACGCCCTGACATATTTCTCACCATAAAAAGGAAAAAAATAGCAATTGAATATCAATGTTGTCGTATTTCCCCGGAAATGATGTTGGCTCGAACGAAAGGATACCAACGATATGGGATTATTCCTATTTGGATTCTTGGTGGAAATCGTCTGAAGCGTAATCAACAAAACATTGTAACATTATCTTCGTATGACCAGCTTTTTTTTCATCAATTTCAATCTAATTCCCCAATAAGTGTTTATTATTATTGTCCAGATGCTAAACAATTTAGTACCTTCCAAACACCCTATCCAATTAGTAAAACAAAAATGATAGGAACTCTTCATTTCACTTCTATTCAGTCCCTCACATTCCCCCAACTTCTTAATCTCCAATCAAATCTACATCCTAATGTTTTAGTAGACCTTTGGATAAACGAAAAGCGGAATTTTAGGAAAAAGCCTCATTCTATTTTTAAAGCTCAAGAAGCCTATTCCATTCATCAGTATTTGTACCATCGTGGATACCATGCGAGTTTACTCCCTTCTATTATTAACCTCCCAATTCAAACACTCTTTCCAAATGAAGAACCTTATAGTTGGCAAGCAAAGTGGATTATTGAGAATGTGCTTCCCCTCCCATTAGGGGGAAGGATATCGGCTACCGATACGGTTAAAGACTGTTATCCATTAATGAATAATGAGCCAAGGCCGTATTATGCTTATGCATGCTTGTTGGCTAGGATTGGTTTATTAAAACATTTACATGGCATTATCTTTGAGAAACGAATGGAGGTAGAGTTTCCTCGAACATTACACGATGGAATAAAACAAGATGAAGAATTAATCAGCTTATTAAAGAGTAGAATAAAAGAATAG
- the cls gene encoding cardiolipin synthase, protein MFKRIQILVFLSILGLILYVTHSYWQGWLLGTMSILFTISAVFIGVVIFFENRHPTQTLTWLVVLAAVPIVGFFFYIIFGQNYRKRKMFQQKGEIDEQAFRRIEGSRQIDQSQMEQMGDHQKLLFQLAQRLAHSPITFNTDTKVLTDGEETFQSLLSELKKAQHHIHMEYYIVRHDEIGMEIKNILIEKAQQGVEVRFLYDAVGSWQLSNRFKQDLEEAGVEVVPFSPVRLPFLNNKINFRNHRKIVVVDGKTAFVGGLNVGDEYLGRDSNYGFWRDTHLLVQGESVRSLQLIFLQDWYYMTGNAHLTSEYLSPPLVDSEGRGGVQMIASGPDNEWEVIKHVFFSMIVSAKESIWIASPYFIPDEDILTALKAAALSGIDVKLLVPNQPDKRIVYYASRSYFPELLEAGVKIHAFNKGFLHSKLMIVDNELASIGTSNMDMRSFHLNFEVNAFLYRTQSTEKLVHDYMDDLNYAEEITLDSFKKRPLLKRFLESTSRLLSPLL, encoded by the coding sequence ATGTTTAAACGTATTCAAATCTTAGTGTTCTTATCTATATTAGGGCTCATACTTTATGTTACCCATTCTTACTGGCAAGGTTGGCTGCTAGGGACGATGTCGATCCTTTTTACGATCTCAGCTGTGTTTATTGGAGTTGTGATTTTTTTCGAAAACCGCCATCCTACGCAAACACTGACTTGGCTCGTGGTTTTAGCTGCTGTGCCGATTGTAGGATTCTTTTTTTACATCATATTTGGCCAAAATTATCGGAAACGAAAAATGTTTCAACAAAAAGGTGAAATAGATGAACAAGCCTTTCGAAGAATAGAAGGTTCAAGGCAAATTGATCAGAGCCAAATGGAACAAATGGGAGATCACCAAAAGCTTCTTTTCCAATTGGCTCAACGATTGGCCCACTCTCCTATTACGTTTAATACGGATACAAAAGTATTAACGGATGGGGAAGAAACATTTCAATCATTACTATCCGAACTAAAAAAGGCTCAACACCATATTCATATGGAATATTACATTGTTCGTCATGATGAAATTGGAATGGAAATCAAAAATATTTTAATAGAAAAAGCTCAGCAAGGTGTCGAGGTCCGTTTTCTATATGATGCAGTGGGTAGTTGGCAATTATCAAATCGCTTTAAGCAAGACTTAGAAGAGGCTGGTGTAGAAGTTGTCCCATTTTCACCTGTTCGTCTCCCGTTTTTAAATAACAAAATTAACTTTCGAAACCACCGTAAAATTGTAGTCGTGGATGGAAAGACAGCTTTTGTAGGAGGTTTGAATGTTGGTGATGAATATTTAGGAAGGGATTCGAACTATGGCTTTTGGCGAGATACCCATTTGCTTGTCCAAGGAGAGTCCGTACGAAGCTTACAGTTAATATTTTTACAAGATTGGTACTATATGACCGGTAATGCTCACTTGACGAGTGAGTACCTTTCTCCGCCACTTGTAGACTCAGAGGGGAGAGGTGGCGTCCAAATGATTGCAAGTGGTCCTGATAATGAATGGGAAGTAATTAAACATGTATTTTTCTCCATGATTGTCAGTGCGAAAGAGTCAATATGGATTGCGTCTCCCTATTTTATTCCTGATGAGGACATTCTAACTGCTTTGAAGGCGGCTGCTTTGAGTGGTATTGATGTGAAATTGCTTGTCCCAAATCAACCTGATAAGCGCATAGTTTATTATGCTTCTAGATCTTATTTTCCTGAGTTATTAGAAGCAGGTGTGAAAATACATGCCTTTAACAAAGGATTTTTGCATAGCAAACTTATGATTGTCGACAATGAGCTGGCTTCAATAGGTACATCAAATATGGATATGCGAAGCTTTCATTTAAATTTTGAGGTAAATGCGTTCTTATATAGAACTCAAAGTACTGAAAAATTAGTCCATGATTACATGGATGATCTGAACTATGCTGAAGAGATTACCTTAGATTCATTTAAAAAAAGACCATTACTCAAAAGATTTTTGGAATCAACCTCCAGACTTCTTTCTCCTTTGTTGTAA
- the mecA gene encoding adaptor protein MecA: MEIERINENTVKFYVTYMDIEDRGFDREEIWYNRERSEQLFWQMMDEVNDEEGFNLDGPLWIQVQAMDKGLEIVVTKAQISKDGHKLELPTDDGKTIDMPVDEKLESMLDSGEEVNKDQDSESAGENDEKSSNDRLSFVIRFQDFEEVIQLSHYFGKPDGITDKLYHFEDTYFLYVEFTKEEMSDEVQENILSQLLEFGHESQLTVHRLEEYGNTIFDEDALNQISKYFPEM, encoded by the coding sequence ATGGAAATCGAACGTATTAATGAGAATACCGTTAAATTCTATGTGACGTATATGGACATCGAAGATCGAGGTTTCGACCGAGAAGAGATCTGGTATAATAGAGAAAGAAGTGAACAGCTCTTCTGGCAAATGATGGACGAAGTAAATGATGAAGAAGGGTTCAATTTAGATGGACCGTTATGGATACAAGTACAGGCTATGGATAAAGGCTTAGAAATTGTTGTAACGAAAGCTCAGATTTCTAAAGATGGACATAAGCTTGAACTACCTACTGATGATGGAAAAACCATCGACATGCCAGTGGATGAAAAACTGGAATCCATGTTAGATAGTGGGGAAGAGGTAAATAAGGATCAAGACAGCGAATCCGCTGGTGAAAACGATGAGAAATCATCAAATGATCGTTTATCTTTCGTAATTCGTTTTCAAGACTTTGAAGAAGTTATTCAACTAAGTCATTACTTCGGTAAGCCAGATGGCATCACAGATAAACTTTATCACTTTGAAGATACGTATTTCTTATACGTGGAATTTACAAAGGAAGAGATGAGCGACGAAGTACAAGAGAACATTCTAAGCCAGCTGCTTGAATTTGGTCATGAATCCCAATTGACTGTCCACCGCTTAGAAGAATACGGAAACACAATTTTCGATGAAGATGCATTGAATCAAATCTCCAAATACTTTCCAGAAATGTAA
- a CDS encoding TerC family protein, whose protein sequence is MELDLIKDILIIIGIDIILGGDNAIVIALASRKLPDKQRNKAIFWGTGLAVGIRVALTAVAVYLLQIPFLQAIGGILLIYIAIKLLTDNEVDPDIEAKDSLTGAIKTIVFADLVMGFDNVLAIAGASHGNIWLVVIGLLVSVPIIIWGSKLILTLLEKYPFLVYLGSGILAYTAGEMILNEGNFKAFFHEYAYLEWVIPIAAIFLVIGVGYLLNQRKEQHA, encoded by the coding sequence TTGGAATTAGACTTGATCAAAGATATATTGATCATTATTGGTATCGATATTATTCTTGGCGGAGATAATGCCATTGTTATTGCACTAGCTAGTAGAAAATTACCTGATAAGCAACGGAACAAAGCAATCTTTTGGGGTACAGGCCTAGCAGTAGGAATTAGGGTCGCATTAACAGCTGTTGCTGTTTACTTACTCCAGATACCGTTCTTGCAAGCCATAGGTGGAATTTTGCTCATTTACATTGCTATAAAACTTCTTACAGATAACGAAGTAGACCCAGATATCGAAGCCAAAGACAGTCTCACAGGCGCAATAAAGACAATCGTTTTCGCAGACTTAGTTATGGGTTTCGATAACGTTCTAGCCATCGCAGGCGCATCTCATGGTAACATCTGGCTCGTCGTCATAGGATTACTTGTTTCGGTTCCAATTATTATTTGGGGTAGCAAGCTGATACTTACCTTATTGGAAAAATATCCATTCCTTGTATATCTTGGTTCAGGTATTCTAGCATATACAGCTGGTGAGATGATTTTAAATGAAGGTAATTTTAAAGCCTTTTTCCATGAATATGCATACCTTGAGTGGGTCATTCCTATTGCAGCCATATTCCTTGTAATTGGGGTAGGATATCTACTAAACCAACGTAAGGAACAACACGCATAA
- the spxA gene encoding transcriptional regulator SpxA, which produces MVTLYTSPSCTSCRKAKAWLEEHDIPFEERNIFSEPLSIDEIKEVLRMTEDGTDEIISTRSKVFQNMEVELDQLPMKDLLDMITANPGLLRRPIIVDEKRLQVGYNEDEIRRFLPRTVRTFQLQEAQRLVN; this is translated from the coding sequence ATGGTCACACTTTATACTTCTCCAAGTTGTACATCATGTCGTAAAGCGAAGGCTTGGTTAGAAGAGCATGATATTCCGTTTGAGGAACGTAACATTTTTTCTGAACCCCTGTCTATTGATGAAATTAAAGAAGTACTACGCATGACAGAAGACGGCACAGATGAAATTATTTCGACTCGATCAAAGGTTTTTCAAAACATGGAAGTCGAATTAGATCAACTTCCTATGAAAGATTTATTGGATATGATTACTGCAAATCCAGGTCTGCTACGTCGACCAATCATCGTGGACGAAAAACGCTTGCAGGTTGGTTACAATGAGGATGAGATTCGTCGATTCCTACCTAGAACAGTACGTACATTTCAGCTTCAAGAAGCACAACGCTTAGTTAACTAA
- a CDS encoding GNAT family N-acetyltransferase, with translation MNWYEKLNEYFPVEEMKSKEHMDLLLKEKSDVYIKDESSKHVLMYAEFESFIFIDYVWVSTQTRGQGIGHKLIEKLKSKGKPIILEVEPVDYEDTDTEKRLKFYQKEGFEHAHSIGYTRRSLATNELNQMEILYWSPEHESEESIFEKMKELYVNIHTYKDKELYGESYQPVEEVLTINEDPDSKNILESIATPEKA, from the coding sequence ATGAATTGGTATGAGAAGTTAAATGAATATTTTCCGGTTGAGGAAATGAAATCTAAGGAGCATATGGATTTGCTCTTAAAGGAAAAAAGTGATGTGTACATTAAGGATGAAAGTTCAAAGCATGTTCTAATGTACGCTGAGTTTGAATCATTTATTTTCATCGATTATGTTTGGGTATCCACTCAAACCCGAGGACAGGGAATTGGTCATAAACTGATTGAGAAACTTAAATCAAAAGGTAAACCAATTATATTAGAGGTAGAGCCTGTTGATTACGAAGATACGGACACCGAAAAACGCCTCAAATTCTACCAGAAAGAAGGATTCGAACACGCTCATTCCATTGGTTACACTAGACGTTCACTTGCTACCAATGAGCTGAACCAAATGGAAATCCTTTATTGGTCCCCAGAACACGAATCCGAAGAATCCATTTTTGAAAAAATGAAAGAACTGTATGTAAATATCCACACGTATAAAGATAAAGAATTATACGGTGAATCCTACCAGCCAGTTGAAGAAGTCCTCACCATTAATGAAGACCCAGATTCTAAGAATATTCTCGAATCTATAGCTACACCTGAAAAAGCTTAG
- a CDS encoding putative glycoside hydrolase — MEKMQPKTIVLIGILLLGLSFPLHNEISAEDESGIQTVSFHTENQMTLQKRELPDPVPRFVYDTGLNFEYPDAVRGIYVTGPSAGGSRFEKLTKLLNDTDLNSMVIDIKEDAGILTYKPEEGSPYHEVGRNYIKDPRKLLETLEEKEIYPIARIVVFKDSELAKKRPELSFKKNGKVWTNGKGESFVNPFMKEVWDYNVEVAKKAAEMGFQEIQFDYVRFPEGFEKRDDILTYSEGDYKDFEGDNVQKRVTAVTDFVKYAREELEYYDVDVSVDIFGYSATIAEAPGIGQNFTKISEQVDVISSMIYPSHWTSYFDIPFPDKEPYKLVSEYAKVENERLGELEDPPTSRPWIQDFDAPWLYHGEPTKHYDKEEVEAQIRALNEHGINEFLLWNPGNSYSENVDYTP; from the coding sequence ATGGAGAAAATGCAACCCAAGACAATAGTCCTCATAGGAATTCTCCTTCTAGGTTTGAGTTTCCCACTACATAATGAAATCTCTGCTGAAGACGAATCAGGTATCCAAACAGTTTCGTTTCACACGGAAAATCAAATGACATTACAGAAGCGTGAGTTACCTGACCCTGTTCCAAGATTTGTATATGATACTGGACTTAATTTTGAATACCCTGATGCAGTAAGAGGTATTTATGTGACAGGTCCAAGTGCCGGGGGAAGTCGTTTTGAAAAGTTGACGAAACTATTAAACGATACAGACTTAAATAGTATGGTTATTGATATTAAAGAAGATGCTGGTATATTGACTTATAAACCTGAAGAAGGGTCGCCTTATCATGAGGTAGGTCGTAATTACATTAAAGATCCTAGGAAATTGCTAGAAACATTAGAGGAAAAAGAAATTTACCCTATAGCTCGAATCGTTGTATTTAAGGACAGCGAATTAGCCAAAAAACGACCAGAATTGTCCTTTAAGAAGAATGGTAAGGTATGGACAAATGGTAAAGGTGAATCGTTCGTAAATCCATTTATGAAAGAAGTTTGGGATTACAATGTAGAAGTAGCCAAAAAAGCAGCAGAAATGGGCTTTCAGGAAATTCAATTTGACTATGTTCGTTTCCCAGAAGGATTTGAGAAACGTGATGATATCCTTACTTATAGTGAAGGGGACTACAAAGATTTTGAAGGTGACAACGTTCAAAAACGAGTAACTGCCGTAACTGATTTTGTAAAGTATGCAAGGGAAGAATTAGAATATTATGATGTGGATGTCTCTGTAGATATTTTTGGTTACTCTGCTACCATTGCTGAAGCACCTGGTATTGGACAGAATTTTACTAAAATATCAGAACAAGTTGATGTTATTTCATCTATGATTTATCCTTCTCATTGGACATCATACTTTGATATTCCATTCCCTGATAAGGAACCTTATAAACTAGTTTCTGAATATGCTAAAGTTGAAAACGAGAGATTGGGAGAACTAGAAGATCCGCCTACTTCTAGACCTTGGATACAAGACTTCGATGCTCCTTGGCTCTACCATGGAGAACCAACAAAGCACTATGATAAAGAAGAGGTCGAGGCCCAGATTAGAGCGCTAAACGAACATGGAATAAATGAATTCCTATTATGGAATCCTGGAAATTCCTACTCGGAAAATGTAGATTACACTCCATAA
- a CDS encoding ABC transporter ATP-binding protein — protein sequence MSQSQEKLLEIKGLKQHFHSGRNNVVKAVDGLTFDIYKGETFGLVGESGCGKSTTGRTIIRLYDATDGEVLFDGENVHGKKNKSEMKKFNRKMQMIFQDPYASLNPRMKVMDTIAEGLDIHGLVKDQKERQKKVEDLLETVGLNKEHANRYPHEFSGGQRQRIGIARALAVDPDFIIADEPISALDVSIQAQVVNLMRKLQREQGLTYLFIAHDLSMVKYISDRIGVMYFGKLVELADSDELYKNPLHPYTQSLLSAIPLPDPDYERNRQRKNYDPTQHDTSEEPEFREIKPGHSILCTTKELEQYKKQLK from the coding sequence ATGAGTCAATCACAAGAAAAATTACTTGAAATAAAAGGCCTTAAACAACATTTTCACTCGGGAAGAAATAATGTAGTTAAAGCAGTAGATGGTTTAACATTTGATATTTATAAAGGCGAAACATTTGGACTAGTTGGTGAGTCTGGTTGTGGTAAATCTACTACTGGCCGTACTATTATTCGCCTATACGATGCTACTGATGGTGAAGTTCTTTTTGATGGAGAAAATGTTCATGGAAAGAAAAATAAATCAGAGATGAAGAAATTCAATCGTAAAATGCAGATGATTTTCCAAGACCCTTATGCATCCCTTAACCCACGTATGAAGGTAATGGATACTATTGCAGAAGGACTAGATATCCATGGCTTGGTGAAAGATCAAAAGGAACGCCAGAAAAAAGTTGAGGATCTGTTAGAAACTGTTGGCTTAAACAAAGAGCACGCGAACCGTTACCCTCACGAATTTAGTGGTGGACAGCGTCAGCGTATTGGTATTGCTCGCGCATTAGCAGTGGATCCTGACTTTATTATCGCTGACGAGCCTATTTCTGCATTGGACGTTTCTATTCAAGCACAGGTCGTCAACCTAATGAGAAAACTACAACGCGAACAAGGCCTTACGTATCTATTTATTGCCCATGATCTATCCATGGTGAAATACATCAGTGATCGAATTGGTGTTATGTACTTTGGTAAGCTTGTAGAGTTAGCGGATAGTGATGAGTTATATAAGAATCCATTGCACCCTTACACCCAGTCTTTACTCTCAGCGATTCCGTTACCAGACCCAGATTATGAACGAAATCGCCAACGCAAAAACTATGACCCTACACAACATGATACAAGCGAAGAGCCAGAGTTTCGTGAAATTAAACCAGGGCACTCGATTCTGTGTACAACGAAAGAACTTGAACAATACAAAAAGCAATTAAAATAA
- a CDS encoding ABC transporter ATP-binding protein, with the protein MEKILDVKDLKVSFDTHGGEVEAVRGVNFHLNKGETLAIVGESGSGKSVTTKALMGLIPSPPGKIKNGEILFEGKDLTKLSDRAMSKVRGKDISMIFQDPMTSLNPTMKIGNQIMEGLIKHQKMNRSKAKSRAIELLEMVGIPDAKGRINQYPHQFSGGMRQRVVIAIALACNPKILLADEPTTALDVTIQAQILELMKDLQKKTETSIVFITHDLGVVANVADRVAVMYAGKIVEVGTVDDIFYNPQHPYTWGLLGSMPTLDDEESELAAIQGTPPDLLNPPKGDAFAARNQYALKIDTEEEPPMFKVSDSHYAATWLLHENAPEIELPEAVKKRTQGFAKMGASNDDGKGDTK; encoded by the coding sequence ATGGAAAAAATACTAGATGTAAAAGATTTAAAAGTTTCGTTCGATACCCACGGAGGGGAAGTAGAAGCAGTTCGTGGTGTAAACTTCCATTTAAATAAAGGTGAAACATTAGCGATCGTAGGAGAGTCTGGTTCTGGTAAATCCGTTACGACAAAAGCATTAATGGGTTTAATTCCATCACCTCCTGGCAAGATCAAGAATGGTGAGATTTTATTTGAAGGTAAAGATTTAACTAAGTTATCTGATAGAGCAATGTCGAAGGTTCGTGGTAAAGATATCTCTATGATTTTCCAGGATCCGATGACATCCCTAAATCCAACGATGAAAATCGGTAATCAAATTATGGAAGGCTTAATAAAGCACCAGAAAATGAACCGTAGCAAGGCAAAAAGCCGAGCTATTGAACTATTAGAGATGGTTGGTATTCCAGATGCAAAAGGTCGTATCAATCAATACCCTCACCAATTCTCTGGTGGTATGAGACAACGTGTTGTTATTGCAATAGCACTAGCATGTAATCCTAAAATTCTACTTGCCGATGAGCCAACTACAGCACTTGACGTTACAATCCAGGCACAAATTCTAGAATTAATGAAAGATTTACAAAAGAAAACAGAGACGTCCATTGTATTTATTACGCACGACCTAGGTGTAGTAGCAAACGTAGCTGATCGCGTAGCTGTAATGTATGCTGGGAAAATTGTAGAGGTAGGAACAGTTGATGATATTTTCTACAATCCACAACACCCATATACATGGGGATTACTAGGATCTATGCCAACACTTGATGACGAAGAAAGTGAATTAGCGGCGATTCAAGGTACACCTCCCGACTTGTTGAATCCTCCAAAAGGAGATGCGTTTGCGGCTCGTAACCAATATGCGTTAAAAATCGACACAGAAGAGGAGCCTCCAATGTTCAAAGTGTCTGATTCGCATTATGCCGCTACCTGGTTGCTTCATGAGAATGCACCTGAAATTGAATTACCTGAGGCTGTTAAAAAACGTACTCAAGGTTTTGCAAAGATGGGCGCTTCGAATGATGATGGGAAAGGTGATACGAAATGA